CCGAGAACCGCGAGCGCTTCGCCGCCGACTTCGACGACGCGCTCGAGGCGACCGTCCGTGCCGTCGACTCGAGCGAGGCCGCCGTAGGCGGAGCGGACGTGGTGATCACCGCCACGACGGCGAGCGAACCGGTCTTCGACGGCGACGCGCTCGCCCCCGGAACGCACGTGACTGCGATGGGCCAGTACAGTCGGGACGCGCGGGAACTCGACACGACGACGATCGAACGGGCGACCTACGTGCCGGACCTCCGCGAGCGCGCGACGTTCGACGCCGGGTCGTTCCTCGCCGCGCTCGACGCGGGCGTCGTCACGGAGGACCACGTCCACGCGGAACTGGGCGAGGTCGTCGCCGGAACCGAACCGGGGAGAACGAGCGAAGACGAAATCACCGTCTTCGACAGCGGCGGGACCGGCATCGAGACCGTCGCGGCGGCATACATGCTCTACGAGCGCGCACGTGAGGAGGGCCGGGGGACGGAAATTTCGTTCGCCCCGGCCAGCGAGGCCCTCACCGGGTGACGATCGGTTCCGATCCCGCAGCCGTCGCTCGTCCGGAACCGCTAGACACCGGCGCGCGACCACTCCTCGTCCGGCCCGCCTCGCTCGTATCGAGCGCCCTGTCCACACTCGGGACAGCCGAACCGCTGGTACCCGACTTCACTTCCGATGACCGGAATCGTTTTCTCGGTTCCCCCGGCTCTGAACTCCATCTCGACGCCACAGAGCGAACACGTGGGTGGTTCCAGGGTGGGTTCGTTCTCGACGGACATGGTTCACCCCGTTGTATGATACCATTTGACGCACCTTAGACGTTCGCGTCCCCTCGTTCCTCAGTCGCCCGCGGGACGAACCTTGAACCCGTACCGGGTGACACCTTCCTGCGTGTAGACCCGGCGGATCGTCGTCTCGATCCGATCGCCGACCGCGAACGCCGACGGCGCGGCGTCGGTACCCATCGCGGGGACGCTGACGGTCTCACCAGCCGCTTCGGCGTCGAGTGCGACGATCGCGGCCGCGTAGTCCCCGGACTGGGCTTGCTGTTCGGCGAACTCCGGCGGTGCACCGCCCTGGGAGATGGTGGTGACGGCTTCGATCGTTCCCGATCCCGGGAGTTCGACGGTCTCGTAGCCGGCGAGCGATCCGCAGTCGTCACAGGCACCCTCCGGCGGGAACGCGAGCGCCTCGCAGTCGACGCAGCGCCCGGCCGCGAGCCGGTATCGTTGCGGGATCGATCGCCGCCACGACGGTACGCTGACGTAGGCTCCGCCGCCCGACGGCGGCCCGGACGTGACGATCCCGCGCCGGCGGAGGTACTCGGCGTACGAGAGCGAGGCGCCCCCGTCGATCGCGATCGTCGCCGGCACGTCGGCGGTCGGTTCCACGACGAACGCGTCGGCGGCCCCGCCGCTCCCGTAGCCGACGGCGAGGATCGATTCGTGGCCGTCCGCGATCGCGCGAGCGAGCGACACCGGGACGCTCGCGGCCCCGAGATCGCCGAGGTCGTGGACCGTCGCACACGCCCCGATCTCGTCGGTCCCGACGCCCGCCGCGCCCGCTGCGCGGTACGGGAGCTTCCCGTCGGGTGCCTGGATCGCCGCGGCGTCGGGGTCGGGTGCCGTTTCGAGCCCGTCGACCGCACCCCCGATCGTCTCGGTGAACGCCCGCCGATCGTACTGAGTGACGCCCAGTCCCTGCGTTTCGTCTGCACCGGCGTTCCGGAAGCGAGTTCCGGGGTACGGCGCCGCGTACTCGGCCCGATCGACGATTTCCGCTGGCCCATCGCGCTCGAGGACGAACGCCGCGGCGCCGGCACCGGCGGCGTGGTCGATCGCGTCGTCGGGATCGCCCCGCGGCGCGTCGGCGACGACGACCAGTCCGCGGCCACCCGTGGACGCGATGGCGTCCATGCCGGCCCAGAGCGCGCGGGTCCCGGCGCGGGTGCTGCCGGTGAAGAGTTGCCGGGACGCGTCTTCCGGGAGCGCGAGCATCGCCCCGAGTCGGGCGGTCAGGTCACCCTCCTCGAGCGGCGGGTTCGCGGTCGCGAAACCGAGCCACGAGAGGTCCTCACCACCCAGATCGGCGGCTTCGAGCGCGCGGTTGGCGGCCTCGAACCCCATGGTCAGGGCGTCTTCATCGGCGGCAGGGACGGCC
The nucleotide sequence above comes from Halosolutus halophilus. Encoded proteins:
- a CDS encoding ornithine cyclodeaminase family protein, which gives rise to MTDTLFLTSADVRDLATPAAYMDAVREGYRQRGNGAPAQPRSKFLRGDPEGMFTSYAAILPETGAMGGYMYSAGFGAEDAWFMTPLFDADSGEPLALLDGASMNPFKTGAAGAVAVDELARDDAETIGIVGTGAQARGQLKATATVREFTDVRVYSPTPENRERFAADFDDALEATVRAVDSSEAAVGGADVVITATTASEPVFDGDALAPGTHVTAMGQYSRDARELDTTTIERATYVPDLRERATFDAGSFLAALDAGVVTEDHVHAELGEVVAGTEPGRTSEDEITVFDSGGTGIETVAAAYMLYERAREEGRGTEISFAPASEALTG
- a CDS encoding zinc ribbon domain-containing protein, whose amino-acid sequence is MTAITAVGAYAPRFRITAEAFEEAWGQFQAAGVNEKAVPAADEDALTMGFEAANRALEAADLGGEDLSWLGFATANPPLEEGDLTARLGAMLALPEDASRQLFTGSTRAGTRALWAGMDAIASTGGRGLVVVADAPRGDPDDAIDHAAGAGAAAFVLERDGPAEIVDRAEYAAPYPGTRFRNAGADETQGLGVTQYDRRAFTETIGGAVDGLETAPDPDAAAIQAPDGKLPYRAAGAAGVGTDEIGACATVHDLGDLGAASVPVSLARAIADGHESILAVGYGSGGAADAFVVEPTADVPATIAIDGGASLSYAEYLRRRGIVTSGPPSGGGAYVSVPSWRRSIPQRYRLAAGRCVDCEALAFPPEGACDDCGSLAGYETVELPGSGTIEAVTTISQGGAPPEFAEQQAQSGDYAAAIVALDAEAAGETVSVPAMGTDAAPSAFAVGDRIETTIRRVYTQEGVTRYGFKVRPAGD